Proteins encoded by one window of Polyodon spathula isolate WHYD16114869_AA chromosome 16, ASM1765450v1, whole genome shotgun sequence:
- the LOC121328874 gene encoding transmembrane protein 52-like, giving the protein MYSIVNCNLVLPILFLQASFTTAEKECEDPKTCQSENFKWSSLWYVWLILLTVLALLLCGIIVSCVKFCCKKDKPPGQTLTEHPCEIAIVGMDNQSTVDSRSTITSFNSAQLPTDSQLPFPFGQVNRGFAPPPYNLYALEMPPPYDEALKMPIDPHENSPGNRKADIRPSQGHAGDSHPQPPTSEEELNVLNQQRRPQEHFDEVQLDDPPRYELHDIHIPISEEDENDLNQ; this is encoded by the exons ATGTACTCCATTGTGAACTGCAATCTTGTTTTACCAATTCTGTTTCTCCAG GCATCGTTCACTACAGCCGAGAAGGAGTGTGAGGACCCTAAAAC GTGTCAAAGTGAGAACTTCAAGTGGTCTAGTCTGTGGTATGTGTG GCTCATTCTGCTGACAGTCTTGGCCCTCCTGTTGTGTGGCATTATTGTCAGCTGCGTGAAGTTCTGCTGTAAGAAGGACAAGCCGCCGGGACAAACCTTGACAGAACATCCCTGTGAAATAGCAATCGTTGGCATGGACAACCAGAGCACCGTTGACAGCAGAAGCACCATTACAT cttttAACAGCGCGCAGCTCCCGACTGACAGCCAACTGCCTTTTCCATTCGGTCAGGTGAACAGGGGTTTTGCGCCCCCGCCTTACAATCTCTACGCTTTGGAGATGCCTCCGCCGTACGACGAAGCTTTGAAAATGCCGATTGACCCGCACGAAAACTCTCCGGGGAACCGGAAAGCCGATATCCGACCAAGCCAAGGACACGCTGGTGACTCGCACCCGCAGCCACCAACTTCGGAGGAAGAGCTGAACGTGTTGAATCAGCAGCGCCGCCCGCAAGAACATTTCGACGAGGTTCAGCTGGACGACCCCCCGCGGTACGAGCTTCACGATATCCACATCCCGATATCCGAAGAAGATGAAAACGACTTGAATCAATAA